Genomic segment of Paenibacillus polymyxa:
TTAAACATATAAAACCTCCCGAACGAGCACATGGCCTAGCCGTGCGCCCCATTCGGGAGGTTTTATCATTTCATATGGCGAATCCTCATTCGGGCTCGCTTGATCCTTATTCTTAGTTCTGTTCCTGCTCCACAACCTCGGTCTTAAATACGTTATCCAGTTTGGTACCCAATCTTTTGACCAGCGGCACCTTGATATCCCGGCTCAGCTCCTTGAAAAAAGCATCCATGTCACAATTAATCTTATCCAACACGACCTTCACGGTGCCCTCTGCCAAGATCTGCTCATTCAGATCCTCCGGTACGGTAACCGAGATATCATACTTCTTGCTTAACGTTTTAATGTAGCGGGTAAAGATTTCGATAAGCTCCTCATTGTTGAACTTCTCAACTGCAACTTGCCCTTTGTTAGTAAATTTCAAATTCACTCTCACGTTAGCATTTCCCCTTTTCCTTTTGACCATTTATTTTGGATAAACGTTGAACCTTTCAGAGGCTCTTCAAAGAAAGGGCCTTACCGGTCGTTTTAGACTCTTGTCCTTTGATATACTAAGTATAACACATTAAGGCCGTTTTCATTTCCCAACTTGTCGTTTTATGATAAAAAATGATACAATTTGCGCATTTTCAGCATAAATTCTTTCTTTTCATGCCAATCATTAGGAATAGTTTATACACAAATACACAAAAAAACGCCTATCTCGCAAAAGAAAGACGTTTCCGTATAGATGCTTAAGTGGTATGCATTTACAGAGGTTTCGTACATTCCCAACCGTGTGAACGATACTCACGCACAGCGTCTCGTATATCCTCAATATCATCAGAATGCAGCAAAAGGGCAGGTAGAATTACCCAATACTCATTCTCCGCTAGATCAATAAATACGTCCTCGACATCATAATATTGCATATCGCCAAATGCCATATCCCTGATTTTCTGTCCAACCAAAGGTGTAAACTGGGAATCAAATGTTTTCATCACCTTCGTATATTCCTTCACGCCCGTTGCCGATATCTGCTGTGAAATAATGACGCTCAATGCTGTTACCTCCCTGACCTAATAATGCTCATTATACCCTTCTCTCAGACCCTCTACAAAACCTTGCGCAAAAAAAATCATAAAAATCAATAGGCCGATGCCAATAGCAACGGAGCTGATTACAATAATGAAAATGCCCTGCGTGTTTCTTTGCTCCATTCGTTTCGTTAAAATTCCGAAAACCAAACCTAAGACACCCAACAATCCTCCAAAGACAAAAAAACTAAATATGAACCCCAAACCTGCAAAAATCCAGCCAAATAGAGCGAGCACCCAGCCCTGCGGCTGCGACTCGCTCTGTTTCATCTGCCAGCGCTCCCTCGCTGTAGGTGTATATCTGTCCATTCCTTCTCCCCCGCTCCACTTGCATTCCTTAAGACAAAAATTCGCTCGCCTTCTCCCGATGGACAGGCTTGATATGCATGTCCAACACTTTTAAGGCTGCTAGCACAACCCCAGCATCATCTGTAAAGCCCAACATCGGAATAACATCTGATATGGCATCTAATGGAGAAATAAAATACGCCAAGGCTCCGAATGCTACCCCTTTGGCATACAGAGGCGTTTCAGGATCTATCGCACAATAGTACATAGCCACCGCATCCTTCACAAAGGGAACTTTTCCAGCCGTGGACTTCACCTTGTTGAAAAATCCCTTTTTCACCTGTTCTTCCTGTTTTGGATCATACTTGGCTTTGGTTACGTCAAAATCCTTCATAGGTTCCTCCTATTGCTGACCGGTAAGTTTGAAAGTGCCACCTTCCCGCTTACCAAGCGGATAATTTTGAACCGTCATTTCCACCTTCGTGTTCTTATCCCACACCGGAAGCTTGTCAGATGTACCGTACCCTTTCATAGCTATGTTTATAACTTCCTCCGCCTTCTTCGTCAATGCAGCAGAGGACATATTATATTTACCATAACCTTGATAAGCACCGCCAAAACCGAGATTAGGTTGATTGTTCACATTCAGTAGCACACCCTTCAACGTGCCATCTTCTGTTACATCAAAAGTCACTTTTTCCAATACAAAATCATCGGTGACGACAGATGTCTGCTCTAACATATGCGTTATGGCTGACAGGTTTGCTGTTAATCTAACTCGTTCCAGTAGCGCCGCTGTATCGTTTTGTTGCTTCGTTAATGCTTGTGTTGTCTTATTTAGTGAAGCGTTCGCACTAGTTAAAGTATTTACCTTCGTATTCAGATTATAATTCCATCCCCCCAAGGCTATACATCCTAGTACTGCTACTCCTGAAATGACTGTTGCTACAACTGCGAGCTTACGAACAGAATGTGGTTGCGGCTCCACAGACTGAGTATGACTGCTTAATTCTCCCATACCAAACTTCCTCTCTACTTATATAGTCATATTTTACTATTCCCCTCTCTGATAATCTAGTATATTTTTCCTAATTCAATATTACTATGCATTTGTACAGGAATTCGTTTCATCAGCCTTTGAGCTTCGGTTCTTTCGTTTTCCGGGAGATGCTGTATTTACCAGATACACACTGCCTGCGATCAGCACCAGCCCCACAACAAACGTCAAAGTAAGTGATTCCTTGAGCATTACCATACTAAAGACCGTGGACAACACCGGAATCATAAACGTATAGGAGCCGACGGTTCCCGCATCTCCGTTGTCGATTAGTTTAAAATAAATCATCCAGCCCATCGCAATCACGAATATCGAAATAAACAATAAAATCGCGATAAAGGAGGTCGTCCAGTGAATATCGCTCCATTTCTCGGTCGTAAATCCAATCCCATTAAGTATAATCCCTCCCAAAACGAGCTGCATCGTCACCGCCCAAATGGAATCCAACTGTTGGCTTTTTTTCTTCATATAAATCGTTCCGAGCGCCCAGCACAGTCCTGAAGCTAGCCCCAACACAATGCCCAGTACCGATAAATGCCCTGCCATTCCACCAGAGCTAATCACAATCACCCCGCCAAAACCCAGCACCAGTCCAATGACCTTCAGGGGAAACATACGCTCCCCCAACCACATCCAGGAGAATAATCCTAACAGGATCGGCTGAAGGAATACTAAAGTGGAAAACAACCCAGCAGGCAAATAACGCAACCCTACCGTCTGCAAGCCATAGTAGCCTGCAATATTAAATATGGCCAGCACCAGATAAGTCCACCCATTCTGTCTAAAGCGTAAGGTTTCCCGATGACGCATAGCGAACAACAGCAGAATCACACCACCCAGTAGGGTACGGAGTCCTGAAAAAAATATCGGCGGCGTATCTGGCAAAGCCAGCTTGGTCAACGGCCAGTTGATCCCCCATACCATTACTAATATCAAGACAAGCCACAGCGTGGCTTTAGGTGTTAATTTTTTCATAGATATCTTCTCTCCCTTAGATTTTCATCGTTCATTGCTTACGACTAAAATATGAATAGCCGTTTGCAAAGTTTTGCTTTACTAGCGTATACTGTGGTCACTAATAAATAAAATGAATGTTTTCAATGAGGGAGATAACTTTTCACTTATGACCATTACTCAAATTATGATCTTCGTTCGTGTAGCTGAAACGCTAAACTTCACCCAAACTGCCCATGAGCTGCATATGACGCAGCCCGCGGTTAGCCATGCCATCGCAAGCATCGAAAACGAGCTGGATGTTCAGCTATTGCTGCGCGACCGAAAAAAAGGAGTGCTGCTGACCGATATCGGGCACAAGGTACTGCTGCAATTCCGCATGATGCTGCAAAGCATGGAAAAGGTACAGCAGCAGGTGGCTGCTGAAAAAGGTCTAGACGTGGGCACGATCACGATCGGGGCCTTTCCTTCTGCCTCAGCCTATTTTCTGCCCCCGATTATTCATCATATTCGTCAGCATTATCCGAACCTTGTTTTCGACCTACATGAAGGCTCCACGAATGAGGTCAAGGAGTGGGTTCATACCAGAGAAATCGAAGCGGGTATCATCCTGTTACCAGACCCTCAGGTAGATGTCATCCCTTTATGTCAGGATGACATGGTTATTCTCCTGCCAGACGGTCACCCTCTACAATCGCACAATAAAATCGCCATTCGAGACTTGAATCAGCAGGATATGATCTTTTGTAAAGGTGGACATGAGGTCGCCATTATGGAAGGTTTTGAACGCGAGCAAAGTCAGTTGCAGGCACAGTTCATTACTCATAATATCAGCACCTTGGTCAGCATGGTTCGACAGGGACTAGGTATGGGTATTGTCTCTTCACTCGCCTTGTCCACGTTCCCCCATGATCTGACCGTCAAGGAGACTTCACCTCTGATCACACGCCAAATCGGTATCGCTGTACCATCCCTGCATAATGCTTCACTTGCTGTACAGTTATTTGTGCGGACCGCGCAGGAGCTATTTACGGATTCGAAGCAGTAAAAGCATTGGATTATGATCATAAGGAGGTCTATTCATATGCAGAGAAATCAAATCATTCGACCCAATAGCTAGCTTACTAACCTATTTCTGGTTGTTTTCTATGTATTTATTCAAAATGAATTCTTGACGGGGTTGTTTTGATAGGCTTAACAGTTAGCAGTTCTAAAGCATTTATGCATTAATTCCACTGGTATATTATTCTAGTGCGGCGGGTAACCTATATGCTGAATACCTGCAATTTTTAAACTAGGAGGCTTTTGCATGAATGACCATCTCGTTATTTTGATCAGAAGTTTTTCAGCATTTTTTATCCTAATGATAATTGGGAGAATATTAGGGAAGCAAACCCTTTCCAATATGAACTTTCATGAATTCGTAACGGCAGTTATATTAGGAGCTATGGCTGCTAACTTTGCATTTAACGAAAAAATAGAAGTTATCCACCTATTAATAGCCCTGTCCGTTTTTACAATTACTTCTTATGTTTTGGCCAAGCTTTTTTTGAAATTCAGAAACTTTAAGATGTGGACAGAAGGAACTCCCACCGTTCTCATAGAAGGAGGGCTCATTCTCGAAGATAACTTAAAAAAAATAATATGACATTGGATTCTTTAAACCAGCAACTTCGCGAGAAAGATATATTTAATATAGAAGAAGTGGAGTACGCCCTACTTGAGATTAACGGAAAACTATCTGCCCAAAAGAAAAAGGAACTGCAAGCCGTGACATTAAAAAATCTGCAGTTGAATGCAGGCAATGCCACACAGTTCCCAATTGAGCTTATAATTGACGGTCAGCTTTTGCATGGTAATTTAAACTCCAATCATATTTCTGAATCCTGGATGCTGTCCCAACTGAAGGCTCGCGGTAAAAAGTTAGAGGACGTATTCTATGCCGTTAAAGGCAGCAACGGCCAGCTCTATCTGGATGAATATAAGGATAAAATCCAGCAACCAATTGATGTGGAATAGTTTGACTTTCGATCAATACTTACCTGAGATTCAACGTAATCAGATAATTGTATTTGGCAGCGTGCTTAAGCTCATCCAATATGATACCGTACACTGTGTCCTTATAGATGCCAGCAGGCAAACCAAACCAGATGTTGCGGTACCGTTCCACCGCACCCAACTCTCCCATCAAGGCGCGCTGTAGACCTTCTGTATAGGATTGCACCCTCTCATATTCCTCACTACTGATGCCTGCAATTTCCTGTCCTGTCAAAGCCCGATACATCTCTCTGAACATTTTATTGTGGCCGCGCTCATCGTTACGGATACTTTCAATAATAGCCACCTGCTCTTGTGAGGGAGCCAAATTGATCAATTCATCGTAGAACAACTCATCGTTACGCTCCCCTTGTACCGCTTCCTTTATCATTTGTACTGCTTTCGGAAATCCTGTGTTCCAGATAGGTACAAAATTGGCCCGCATATAGTATGAATTTCCCCAGTAAGAAGGTACTTGATACAAGTTTATCTCCTCCCGATGTTAGTTTTTAGAAAGTATATGCGCATCTGCCCATGTCGGTTCCTAACATTAGGAAAATATACTGATGATAGCTAACACCGGGGAAGAACTCACTAAAAAATCAATTACAATTTGTGTCCTAGTTGAAAGTGCTGCATCTATTGCTTCCAGATAATAAAAAGCACCTATTAATGTCCATACTGCTTGTTTCAAGGTTGATACGGGTACGCAAGCTATAAGCTATAGAGAAATAGACGAGAGACTCTTTGACAAACATTAGCTGGTTTTCTTGTCTTAATATGGTCTACTAAAAAATAAAAAAGAGTTTTCCATAAACGGAAAACTCTTTCGCGCTTTAAACAATCTGCTTCTATACTTTCTTCAATGTCGGACCAATCCACCAGCCAAATCATCCCATCGCCAAGAAACCTCATGTCCATGGAGATGCAGCCCCCCAAACCACTCGTCGATCCCTTGAACTGCAATGCGGTCCACTGATCCATTCAGTACCTCATTACCCAACTCTGTCAGAATTACCTTTCGGTTCAGAAAATCCGGAATTTGTCTGAAATCCAAGCCGGCCTTATCCCCGTCAATGATCAGCAAAGGATGTTCGCCTTGAGCCAAAGCACGAATAAATTTCCAGTATTCGAGATCACCCATGCCAAGCACATGCAGGACGTCAGTTGCATGACGAAACAATTCCAATGGCGTATTCACTCCATTATGAACGGCCTGAAGCGTGGTCTGTTCCACAATGCCAAGACCATTCCACTCCGAGGGCAACCGCTTGAGATGTGCTGTGAAAGCTTCATAGGCAAATGGCAAGCCGGATGCTGCCAATTCTGCCTTCTTGTCTTCCAGCAGATTAGCCATTTGAGTAGGATCAGGAGAAGCGTACGCCTGCCAAAGCTCGCTTCCGAGCTCCATTTCTTGCCGTTCAATAGTTCGCCAGGTCCCGGATAATGTCTGAAGCTGTGCCGGAGTGAGCTGTCCCAGACCATGAAACCGTTCGATTCCCGGAAACTCCCCAATACAGAGCAGGCTCAGCTTCGTGCGGCCCAGTTTCTGTCTCTTGAACCAGTGGAGCAGATAGGCGAGCATGCTCTGATCAAACAGGTCATGCTCAAACCACAACACGACTTCATCATACTTAATAAACTCACGAAGTTTCTGCTCTTGTTCCTCACACCCCGTAGTATATTCGCTGGCCGGAATACCCATCGTTTCCTCCAGGACCCGGGCCCGCAGTACCCGTTCTTCAGCTCCCGCTGGATTTGTAAATATCGGTCCTGCCGGATATACCTCTCTCCATACAAGCACGTCGCCTTGTACAACACCCTGCTTCAACATGTCACCTACAACATCACCGTTAACAATATGTAGCATGTTTTGCCCTCCCTCATACAAATGATTGAACACGGAAACGAGGTCGGCTACCGGGAGTGTACCTTTCAACTTTCGGCGGGCATCGTGCAGCCGCTTCTTAAGCGTCGGGACCGGAGTGCCCAGATAATCGGAAATTTCCTGCAGAGAGTAACCGTAAAAATAAAACAGCCGCAGAGGCACGCGCAGCTTGGCAGATAGTGCCTTCACCGATTGCTGCAGAACTTGGCTCTCCTCCCTACGCTCTGCAATTTCTGCCAAACCCGGTACTCCTCCCGATACCTGCACAGCTTCATCTAGAGGAAGCACCGAATGATGCTTGCGCCGCAGCATCCGCTGACACTGTCTTACGACAATGGTCTTGAACCAGCCTGGAAAAGCTGCCGGGTTCTGCAGCTTCTCCAGATTCTGATAAGCCTCTATGAACGCATCCTGCACGGCATCTTCCGCGAGATGGACATCCTTCAGCATGTCATAGGACACGGCATATGCCATTCCGCGAAAATGCAGCATCAGCTGCCCGAACGCTTCCGCGTTCCCTTGCCGCGCCTTTTCAACCCACTCCCTCATACGTTCCTAGCCTCTTTTCTTTCGTGTTCTTAATCTTAAGTGCCGGCTCAGTGGGGGAAGGTTACAAATCATGTTGATGGAAAAATGAAATGATTGATAAAGAGCTTCACTGAACACAGCAACCATATTAACAGATTCCTTCTCAATAGAAGCATAATGTAGTTACAGGCTGTTGGTTTTCAACAGAAATATATCATCCTTTATTTTTTACGAGGTTAAGTTCAATATGACTTCGACCATGTAGCCATAGCAGTTCATCCAGTAAAAACGCCAATCCA
This window contains:
- a CDS encoding DUF421 domain-containing protein, which produces MTLDSLNQQLREKDIFNIEEVEYALLEINGKLSAQKKKELQAVTLKNLQLNAGNATQFPIELIIDGQLLHGNLNSNHISESWMLSQLKARGKKLEDVFYAVKGSNGQLYLDEYKDKIQQPIDVE
- a CDS encoding ferritin-like domain-containing protein, coding for MRANFVPIWNTGFPKAVQMIKEAVQGERNDELFYDELINLAPSQEQVAIIESIRNDERGHNKMFREMYRALTGQEIAGISSEEYERVQSYTEGLQRALMGELGAVERYRNIWFGLPAGIYKDTVYGIILDELKHAAKYNYLITLNLR
- a CDS encoding sigma-70 family RNA polymerase sigma factor yields the protein MREWVEKARQGNAEAFGQLMLHFRGMAYAVSYDMLKDVHLAEDAVQDAFIEAYQNLEKLQNPAAFPGWFKTIVVRQCQRMLRRKHHSVLPLDEAVQVSGGVPGLAEIAERREESQVLQQSVKALSAKLRVPLRLFYFYGYSLQEISDYLGTPVPTLKKRLHDARRKLKGTLPVADLVSVFNHLYEGGQNMLHIVNGDVVGDMLKQGVVQGDVLVWREVYPAGPIFTNPAGAEERVLRARVLEETMGIPASEYTTGCEEQEQKLREFIKYDEVVLWFEHDLFDQSMLAYLLHWFKRQKLGRTKLSLLCIGEFPGIERFHGLGQLTPAQLQTLSGTWRTIERQEMELGSELWQAYASPDPTQMANLLEDKKAELAASGLPFAYEAFTAHLKRLPSEWNGLGIVEQTTLQAVHNGVNTPLELFRHATDVLHVLGMGDLEYWKFIRALAQGEHPLLIIDGDKAGLDFRQIPDFLNRKVILTELGNEVLNGSVDRIAVQGIDEWFGGLHLHGHEVSWRWDDLAGGLVRH
- a CDS encoding DMT family transporter; amino-acid sequence: MKKLTPKATLWLVLILVMVWGINWPLTKLALPDTPPIFFSGLRTLLGGVILLLFAMRHRETLRFRQNGWTYLVLAIFNIAGYYGLQTVGLRYLPAGLFSTLVFLQPILLGLFSWMWLGERMFPLKVIGLVLGFGGVIVISSGGMAGHLSVLGIVLGLASGLCWALGTIYMKKKSQQLDSIWAVTMQLVLGGIILNGIGFTTEKWSDIHWTTSFIAILLFISIFVIAMGWMIYFKLIDNGDAGTVGSYTFMIPVLSTVFSMVMLKESLTLTFVVGLVLIAGSVYLVNTASPGKRKNRSSKADETNSCTNA
- a CDS encoding YkvA family protein; this encodes MKDFDVTKAKYDPKQEEQVKKGFFNKVKSTAGKVPFVKDAVAMYYCAIDPETPLYAKGVAFGALAYFISPLDAISDVIPMLGFTDDAGVVLAALKVLDMHIKPVHREKASEFLS
- a CDS encoding LysR family transcriptional regulator, with product MTITQIMIFVRVAETLNFTQTAHELHMTQPAVSHAIASIENELDVQLLLRDRKKGVLLTDIGHKVLLQFRMMLQSMEKVQQQVAAEKGLDVGTITIGAFPSASAYFLPPIIHHIRQHYPNLVFDLHEGSTNEVKEWVHTREIEAGIILLPDPQVDVIPLCQDDMVILLPDGHPLQSHNKIAIRDLNQQDMIFCKGGHEVAIMEGFEREQSQLQAQFITHNISTLVSMVRQGLGMGIVSSLALSTFPHDLTVKETSPLITRQIGIAVPSLHNASLAVQLFVRTAQELFTDSKQ